The DNA window TCTCGCGCCGTGCAACAGGCGTTCGCGCGAAGGCCAAGGTAGGGAGCCCCCCTTGGCGCGACAACCCGTGCGGGCAAGCGGGGTGGCTCATTTTTCAGGGCAGCCTGGCTCCTCGCATCCACCACTCCGGGCGTGCCCTTCTTCAAGAAAAAGGGAGGTCATCCAGAGGACAAAACCCCTCACGGGCCCCGGAGCCGCGCCAGCCCATAGACCAGCACCATGAAGACGGCGGAGAGCACGGCGGCATAGAGCGGCAGGAAGAGGAACAGCAAGCCGCCTTGTGCGTCGGCGACGGCCCCCTTGCACGCGATGACCTGCGCGACAAGAGACGTCACGAGGAACGCCACCATCCCTGCCTTCAGCGCGAAACGCAGGGACGGACGCGAAGCCGCTACGGGCCGCAAGGCCAGCGCGAAGACCGCGAAGAGGCCGAGAGGAATTCCCGCGATGGCCGTGGCGAGAAGATAGCTGGGCCCCTCCAAGGAGAACGAGGTCCCCGTACGGCTCAGGTCGATCCAGAAGAGGAGCCGGCTCAATCCAACGCCCAAGGGATGCACCGCGAGAATCCAGAGCACCATGCCCCATGGGCGCAGCTTGCGAGGCAGGAGTTCCGGACTGGGTTCGATCATGGTGGATTCCATCGTGAGAGAGCTCCCAGGCAAGGCTTCACGGATTCAAGAACGTCTGAGGACAACGGCCATGCGCCAAGAACCTCTCCATCAGGAGTGGCTCCCACGGTCCCTGAAGCTGCAATGCGCTCATCCAGCCGGAGTCGATGAGAGTCCCTGCGCGCAATCGCTTGTCGGTTCGTGATGTCCCCAAAAACACAGCATGGTACTGACCACAAAGACAACCCCCACGAAACGACTGCATTCCACAGCGGCTCCGACAACGACAGAACACCATCACCTTCAAAGACCTTCATCCGCAGGGGCATCTGCCTTGAGCAAGCATTGCGAGCACCGGGTTCTGCTCGATGCATCCCCATGACCGATGACACGGGAGGGACTGACACACCTCGCGCGCGATACCGGAACTCACGCGCTTCCACGCGGCATCGCGGTCTCGCGAAGGCGTTCAGAGAGTCCAACGGTCGCGCGAAGTGCACCTGCGTGAGCGCACGCCGCGCATCCGTGCCCGACCCGCGCTCCGCACCTGGGAGAGGCACCCGTCGCAGCGGGAGAGCGCCACCGGCAGGCGCGTCACCCGCGCCTCGAGCGCCTCCAGCTCGTGGCGAAACAAGCCTGCCGTCTACTTCGGCACGGCCTTGAGCGAAGCCTTGCCGTCCTTGATGACGACCTTGAACTCCACCGCCTTCGCGTTGTGCTGCTTGAGCAGCTCCGGCACCTGCTTGCGCAACGTCGCCGCCACGGACTCGTAGGACAGCTTCGAGGTGTCCTCCTGGCAGCGCCGCTTCGCGGTGACGTAGGCGTCGTACACGGCCCGCAGCTTGTCGTCCGACATGCCGCCGCCTCCCGTCGCCGCAGGAGGCCGAGGCGCCGCGGCGGCGACTGGCGCCGTCACCCTGGGCACCCCACCCGCGCCCGCTCCTGGGGCCGTCCCCGCGGGCCTCGCGGTGGCCATCCCCGGAGGCACTGGCGCACCGCTCCTCGCCGGAGTCCCACCGAGCGGCTGCGTCACCGTCGGCAATCCGCGCGGAGGCGTCCCCGCCACCGGCGCCACCGTGGGCTGTCCTCGCGGCGGCGTTCCCGCTGCCGGTGCCACCGTGGGCTGTCCTCGTGGCGGCGTTCCAGCCACCGGCGCCACCGAGGGAACCGGCGTCACGGGCGCCACACCCGGCACGCCACTTCGCGCGACGGGCGCCACGCTCGGCATGGACGGAGTCGCGGCGGCCGAGGCCACCGTCGGGGTCCCTCGGAACGGAGTCCCCGTGGGTGCGGAGGCTGCGGCCGCTGCCGTCGCAATGGCCGCGGCCAGCGGGGGCTCGTTGACGGGGCGGGGGCGGACGAACTCCTCCACCTCCTCGAAGTCCATGTCGGAGATGTCTTCCGGCAGCTCCACCACGTTCTTCTTCGGGTCCTTCGGCGCCCCACCCCGGGCCTCGGCGCGGCGACGGGCCTTGAAGAGGTCCCGCTTGTACGTGCCCGCCTCGATTTCCTGGAGCGTGCGCATCCAGAGACGGTCGTAGGTGAGGAACTTGCTGTGCAGCGAGCCCACCCGGAACTTGGCGGCCGTGCTGCGGATGAAGGACGTCTTGAGCCGGTTCACCCGCTTCTTGAAGTCGTCATGCGCCTTCGTGGGCGGATGACGGTCCGCGCCCATGAAGTACTGCTCGAAGAGGTTGCGCAACGCGGCCAGCTCCGCCTCGAGCGCCTCGCACTCCTGCAGCACGGCCTCGCTGGAGCTGGTGTCCGCCTGGGGCTTCGCGGAGGGAGTCTTTGCGGCGGACTGTCGGGCGTCGGGGGGCGGCATGACGCCTCAGAGTGTCCCCAACCCGCGCCCGAGGATCAACCTCACGCCGCTGTCGGTGTAGGGCCCAGTCCGCCGGAGGGCTCGGCCCCCACCCCTCGCCGCCCCTTCTGGTAGAGCAAGGTTGCCCCGAAGGCGAACATGCACAGCGAGATGAACTGGCTGGTCGAGATGTTGTACCAGGCCTCCAGCGGCACCACCTCCGCCAGCCCCTGGGCCCCCATCGACTCCAGCAGGCCGTGCAGCGTGCCGCGCTCCACGTCGCCCCGGAACAGCTCCACCGTGCTGCGCAGCACCGCGTACGCCATCAGCCAGAGCGCGAAAATCTGCCCGTGGAAGCGGCGGAAGCGCCGCGCATACAAGAGCCCCACGAAGAGCCCCAACTGCCCCAGCGATTCGAAGAGCTGCGTGGGATAGACGCCCAGCGTGTGCCCGTGCTGGAGCACCCAGTCGGAGATGCGCACCGCCTCGGGCACCGCCTGATGGAGCACTTGCCCCGTCGACTCCACGACGAAGCGCGTGTCCTCCACCTGCGACGAGTACGCCAGGCTGGACGCGCTGCCCACCTGTCCCAGCAGGTCCTGCGCGAGCCCCGCCCCCGGGAAGTGCACCGCGGTCGCCGAGCCCGCGGGCGCCACATCCCCCCAGCAGCACCCCGCACTGAAGCACCCCAGCCGCCCCAGGCACTGGCCCAGCGACACCGTGGGGATGCACACGTCCGCCAGCCGCAGGAAGTCCATGCCGTGGGCACGCGCGAAGAACCACGCCGCCACCGCCGCGCCAATCAACCCGCCGTAGAAGACAAGCCCTCCGCCCAGCGAGAGCACCTGCGTCCAGTCGCGCGCGTAGTCCTTCCAGTTCACCAGCACGAAGAGCAGGCGGCTGCCGCCAATGCCACCCACGAGCAGCCAGAAGGCCATGTCCATCACCTGCTCGCGCTTCTTCGGGCCCTCCACATCCACCCACTGGCCATCCACCAGCTTGAGCTGACGCCACTCGTCCTGGGCGAGCCGGCCCGCCACCGTCAGTGCCGTCATGAAGCCCGCGGCGAGGAGCACGCCATAGGTGTGCAGCGGAATGCCCTCGCCCTTGCCTCCCGGGAAGGCCTCCGCGGGCAGCGCGTACTTCAAGCCGAACCACGCCAGCACCGCGCCCGCGACACCGAAGCCCGCGGCGCGCAGCACCCGGTCCGTGGTGTTCACCGGAGCTCGCACCCGCGTCTTCGCGTCCAGCTCACCCAGCGCGCCCCGCCACCCGTTGAAGACGATGTAGCCCACCGTGCCCACGGCCACCGCGTACAGCAGCAGCTGCGCCCACAAGCTGGTGAAGGTGAAGCGGAAGAGGACGGGGAGCATGGAGACCTGCCGGAAGGCGAGGGAAGCGGCGGAGCGAGGCGGGCCCACCGGAGGCCCGGCG is part of the Myxococcus landrumus genome and encodes:
- a CDS encoding MXAN_5187 C-terminal domain-containing protein — translated: MPPPDARQSAAKTPSAKPQADTSSSEAVLQECEALEAELAALRNLFEQYFMGADRHPPTKAHDDFKKRVNRLKTSFIRSTAAKFRVGSLHSKFLTYDRLWMRTLQEIEAGTYKRDLFKARRRAEARGGAPKDPKKNVVELPEDISDMDFEEVEEFVRPRPVNEPPLAAAIATAAAAASAPTGTPFRGTPTVASAAATPSMPSVAPVARSGVPGVAPVTPVPSVAPVAGTPPRGQPTVAPAAGTPPRGQPTVAPVAGTPPRGLPTVTQPLGGTPARSGAPVPPGMATARPAGTAPGAGAGGVPRVTAPVAAAAPRPPAATGGGGMSDDKLRAVYDAYVTAKRRCQEDTSKLSYESVAATLRKQVPELLKQHNAKAVEFKVVIKDGKASLKAVPK
- a CDS encoding prolipoprotein diacylglyceryl transferase; the protein is MLPVLFRFTFTSLWAQLLLYAVAVGTVGYIVFNGWRGALGELDAKTRVRAPVNTTDRVLRAAGFGVAGAVLAWFGLKYALPAEAFPGGKGEGIPLHTYGVLLAAGFMTALTVAGRLAQDEWRQLKLVDGQWVDVEGPKKREQVMDMAFWLLVGGIGGSRLLFVLVNWKDYARDWTQVLSLGGGLVFYGGLIGAAVAAWFFARAHGMDFLRLADVCIPTVSLGQCLGRLGCFSAGCCWGDVAPAGSATAVHFPGAGLAQDLLGQVGSASSLAYSSQVEDTRFVVESTGQVLHQAVPEAVRISDWVLQHGHTLGVYPTQLFESLGQLGLFVGLLYARRFRRFHGQIFALWLMAYAVLRSTVELFRGDVERGTLHGLLESMGAQGLAEVVPLEAWYNISTSQFISLCMFAFGATLLYQKGRRGVGAEPSGGLGPTPTAA